The genomic interval GGGATTACTGCGTTTTAAGgtgatttttcttttatatcttttatttaattacttATTACCATGTTTAAAGCAAATATAGCGCATCATACCATGTAGGaaggtaaaatttataatttcatATTACGTTACTTTTAGATCATGGCGAAGAAATGTGAACTCCCGCGGTGCTTCGGTCATCGTTGAAACATCAACCAGCAATCCATCGATGCTTGGTGATGTACGCGGTGTCATTCTTGCCTCTCGGTACGTCATCGAGCCCACAGACGATCCTCTCACATGTCAGTTGACGCACGTCTGTCGGGTGGACACCAAAGGCCGTAACCCGGAGTGGTACAATAAAGCGTACGGCCACGTCGTGGTCCAACAGCTTCTACGAATCCGTGATTCTGTTCGAGTTATGCCTCCTAAGACATGAGACGATCTTAGGCGAGCAGTCAGTCAACATTGGAGTCGGAGTTGGAGCCACGGAGTCGAGCGGTTCGCGTTGGTGTTATACTCGTTCCATACCGTCAACCAATACAAATGTTCATGATGTAAACGATTACACACTTCCCACTAAACCTCAAGACTTCATTGAATAACACTGCCGTTTGCGGTCAGCATCTTTCCTACGCATCGCTTCCTAAGCCCCGAATACACCAGTCGTTACCGCTTTAGATGCACTGAGATTTTGCGTTGTtctttattctgttttacttcttttttttatgacttTTGAGTTTGTTCTTATTATTCCTGGTGTTGTACCTTCGCCAGTGCTGTTCTCACCTTTATCGCGTTATCACAGAGAATATAGTATTTAAATCGTAAACATCATCTTATTGCTTTGTCGAGGGTAAACAGCAGGTTTTAAACATAGCAGTTCAtagatttatatttgaaatgtGATATCTCACAGAAAAGGATTGTAAAGTATCAGTATTGGACATTTAATGTTTAAgtatagtttaatattagGTTGGTTAGGACCTTTTGACATAAAGACGCTGTTTTAGTATAATGAAGAAAACAACTTTCTATAACAATAAGCAGACCGTCTCATGCGATCGTAACTTTTTAACCTGGCAAGCGTAATTCTCCAGAACATTTTGGCCACAATTTTATATCTTACGAAACGTGCGATGACTTGGGATAGTGGTCAAAGTAGATGTCTCGAAGGTTCTAGGGTCGAAGCTCGATGCTCATGCAAAACTTTACGCCGCCACAGGGTAAATGGCTATTGACATGAATGTAGGCTTCTGCTATTTGAATGTAAAACTTTATCGCCACCTAACGGTTCTTTGAAGTCTCATTGTGATTCTCGACAAAATTTGCCCACAGCACGAATTTGTTTCTTGGTTGTAGCTTGTTTGTCAGCTCTTGTTTCTTACTTATCGGTCACGTGTTTACGCCTTACTACAGAAGCGTGTGTCTTATGCGTACCTTAGGCAAATTGTATCTGAAGTAATCTAGCTATAGGCGAGGGTAATGCAGTATTTATTTACCTCGGTCATTTGGCCTTCTTACTAGTGCAGAGAATATCCTCTACAGTTttagacaaaaatattttaaaatatataataatgtttcAGTGTTCAATAAAGCAGTGTTAAGTTACAAAAATCACTGTAAATGTTAGATTGAATGGACgattaatatttctatttagtTAATTAAACAGCTTTCGATGGAGGTGATGATCACTCTAAAGAAGTAAAGAAGTTTTCCGTGGTAAGTCAACATGTTTTccgttttattgttttatttagcgTTTGTTTTTGCATTATACTGTATTGCTCCGTTCCTTTGTGTTTCTGGTAAGTAGAGCGTGTTTTTTAACTAAagatgattttttaaattgatgattaaaacaaaaaaaaacgataagaacaaaaaatgttataatataatcTTCAATAACTAACtcaataatatacaaatcacGTAGCATAATTCACGTAGCATAAAGAACCAAACGTGACTGTAGAGTTTTACACTATGGTTAATCGATAGgccaaagaaaaaaaacgcACAAGTGGGTTCAGTAAGCCGTGACGAAAGTAAATTATAGAAATAaagctaaataaaaattaaaaatgacgTAATTGCATTTTTTCGTTGTAAACTCACGAATGaataaacgaatgtaacttgatttatcctcAAGTGGCCAGAAatccacagtcgttataattaCACGGATGTTCATCgatcagcttacgagttaccatgtattttactttctgGGTGATtgcttatttttatatatggctgataatttgtacaacccatcagtgaccactgggttggagcaattaccgttaaatttcttgccaaggacacatacgcccacattggtagcagcggcGAACCTCGAATCCATTACCTCGGCGTTGGGGACAGGCAAGCTAACCAccttgccacggcgccgggcGTTAATAATCGTGATCATAATTAGTGACACACCACTAACATATTTGCTTTAATTATTTGCTAATGCATATATTAGCTACTACTGTTTTGGAAGAATTAGGAACCGAGACGTTTTGGTTTACAGCCCACGAATGAAACCACGCCACTTAGTGGTGAAACTATGTAGAGAAATATGTTTAGGGATGTACGAATATTAAGTGTACGTATAATGTATGCTTATCTATTTATCTATAAGGTATCCCAATCAATTTCGGGGTATTAGTTTTTTCGTAGGAAAGTAGTAATCAAATTTACCGGCCGTATTAGATCTTGTAAACGTCGTggcaaaaatattcaaaaacagACTTCGTggcaaaaatattcaaaaacagatttttcaCATGCTTTGATTTTGAACATTATGTCAGTGTATGAAACGTCACCCAGGGTCCTAATTGTCTATATTAGGAATTACGAAATGTGTGTGTACTGTTTACCAAAACCGACTTGTAGTATAAACAAATGTCAAATTAGAGAATATTTTGGCGCACGCGCACTAAATCttgtattttgaatttttgccAAGAACAACTGACAGTAgatggggtaaaataggacaccttttcattctcattttccgtcccatttgtCGAGATCATCGATCCTACATTACCAAACCCGATGTTCTTATGAAATCAACTAATCTCAGTTGtggaaaaatacttttaaaacagttagtTTGTATAGAACCACTAACAGTTGTGCACCTACCAATACACCAGAGATATTTTTCTACAAATCAATCGATACTGGAAGCAAAACTTTAGATTATTACTTTCTAAAAAGTTATAAgcgaaaaagataaaaacaaatgcGGAAATTTTTGTTATTGGCACACATTGCTTTTTTTGGCCGTTTGCTGccaaacaattaataatataaactctGCAACGTATGTCGAAACGTTTTATGAGTTATTATCGTATTAATCACATTGATACACCAGAACCTGTGTTATGACACACCTTTGTGTGTGGTATAAAGTTTCAGGAGCCCGGATTTACATAAAACAGATGTTGGATACAATGCGctaatttttttgtggttGGCTGTTGTCTCGTACTTTCCTCGGCGGTAGGAATGGGTGTACAGCAGGAGCatgtgttctttgttttcgaGTAAAGAAACATTGTAAACAAGTGGAGCAGGCTACTTTGATGAGCTTGTAAGGTGCTTATAAAGGCGAGAGCAATCCTAGTAATGAACATAAACATTGGCGCGCTGCTGCTATTGTTGGACGGTTCCATGCCAGACGAGCCGCAGTGACATCATTAAAAATAACCGCGGCCAACCCCATGGCGACGTACGGGTAATTAGAGAAGGCGACATGAGCGCGCGACAGAGTCCTCAACGGCCGTTGACAAGCAAAAGTCTGTTGATTGTCGCTAATGCTCCTCGTAAGTATCGGGTCGCACTGGCTGGCCGTGTCTGCTTTTGTTACCAGCACGATGAGGCGGACGCCTGGCGACCTAAAGTTGTTGCCGTTCTGTCTGCTACTTGGGTCTCCGGTGAAAAAAGATCCAGCTTAAAAGGTGAACACAGAACGCCCATAGATTAGTATGAGAAACTTTCAGTTACAACAAGTGCAGCAAGTTCGTAAAGTACAGTTTTGAAATAGTAATATTCTACAGATAAGCCGACGGATTATATTCATCAGTATGATTATGAAGTTATTCGCATTCTTTCCATGCTTTTTCCTGTATCTAGTAGCCGGTGAGTTTTTTAAACCTACATTTTTTCGAGCTAACGGTTTGCGTGCATTgacaataatataaatatcatttatttttcagctAAACAGACACCCCGGTCAAATTGTTGCAGAAGATTACCACATACATATAACATTGGATACGGTGAGTTATTCATCATTGTAGTGTGTGATGAAtcactatatattatttaacataGGCTGATGTTTTccttatgttttttaatatttgaaatattttttagatataACTGGGCGACCGTTGCAATTGGATGTTGGGCGCTGTAGCGCCTCCTGTGAAAATTCCGACGTCCTCCGGAGCAGCAGTTACATCAGTGTTCTTGCAAGAATCCGAGAGCGAAAGGTAGATATTTTGTGATAGTACAAAAACCTTATTAGTTTTgttgaacaaaaaaatgtataaaaaaacaaaaaaacgagCAGGAATTAAAACTTCTATTGACGTTTGTAGGATAACTCTGCTGAATCGCTGACTTGCCGGACACATACCCACCACAGGGGAGAATGTCAGCCATCGGTCGTACATGTTGAGGCGGTCGCCTTTGATCGCGGCCCcaagtattatgacgtcattgacgAATGTTCTTGCCGAAAAACTCCGAAAAGATGCGAAAGAATTCCGAAGATGAAAAGATTCTTCGCTGGCACTGGGTTCGAAGCCACGGTGGATGTTGGACAATGTGCCGGGGGTTGCCGAAAAGAGAAAAGTGAGTTGCaaattatataatacaaactaTAAACCGTTAATAACAGCTTAGAAATTATCTTTACAGAGATAACATGATTTTCCAGtcattgaattttaaattgttagtatttgattttattaagCTGTAACGTTATACTTTCAGGTGGAAAAGGTTGTAGACCAACACGCACCGCTTCCAGACCAATTCTTGGtccaaatgggatgataacAGTCCATACGATTGCTGAATGCAACTGCCAACCCACTTGTTACAGGCAACATTTTAACGTGGCTGTAACTGAAAGAGCTGAAAATAAAAGCACCGGCGAATACACTTTTAGAACAaaggtaagttttaattttccgCGTTATAAGTGATTGTAAAGTTACTTTACGTAGATAAGTAATGCGACACGGAGGTGATACCAACGTATATATGTAGTTAAACGTATTTTTCCTTTAGGTAATCGACGTTGGAAGGTGTGTTGGTACCTGTGGCCCCATTGAACGATGCGTTGTTAGATCTAATAAAAGGAATCAGCACACTGGCGACACCAAGTGCCTCATGTCTTTGGAGACGGCTGACGTCACGTGTGCACCCACCCGTgttaatgacatcacatatGTGGGGCGAAGTGGAGAAGTGGAACACGTTGCTCAAATCAGACGCTGCGGTTGCACATGAGAAGTTTTgcactgacgtcatcaatacGTCATTAATCGTAGAAAGGAAGTGAGGCCAGGGATGAAACGGTTGGGTCGAACTTGTGGTTCCATTTTGCAGCGTTTTGTGCCTTGTCACTTTTTTGTAGCCGTGTACCACCAgtcatgtttataaaacacagtatAGTTACTgtgattttgtaaaataactgCACCATTAAGCATAATCGAGCAACTtcacattttgtttcaatacATACTTAGCTACAAATCACCGTGTGCTATTTTCCTTCGCTCTCCAAGCAATCGATCTGTTTTCTTAAAAGCTGATCAGCGCGCCGACACCGAGACAATGCAAATGGGCATTTTAGAAACTGCCTGGCACTCCGAGCTCAAGTGTTTTGATTCCAGGATTGCGTTCAGTTtcttattattctattttgtatTCAAGACCCATTTACACCGGCGCCTATTTTTCGAGTGCAGCACCAGGTGTGGGATGTCAACGTAACAATTAGATTGTTACGTTGTGTTGACGTCGACTACCGGTCCACGGCAACCCGAATGTTCCCTCCGGGTGGCAAAATTTTACACCTGCTTACGCCTTGTTTATATCTAAGCATTATGTAAAGAATCTtatagtttattgtttattttatttttttaaatatacaaatagttaaatttaaacaacctacgggaataaaaacaattcggaaaaaaaagaatatatctgCCTGCTGCGCAGTCTATTTCAAAATCATTTCACTTAGAAACGAAACCGAAAATGATGCAATGCATTTTATTACATCTGAAAGGAAACGACAGAAACATTTTTGCTTTCACTAAAACGAtttaaccaattttaatattaaaaatgtaaaaataagaaatactTAAACTTCATTAATGAAAAAATGCAACAATTGAATTGGGCTTTGTATAATTAGTATTGTCACGCATGATGCTCGCGTGGATTGCGTGCATTTTGATGCGGTTGCATCTTAGACCAAGACGAATTAATTAGGAAAGAGACACAAATTACCTTTCGGTACAGAATGATACGTGCAAATTACCTTTCTCGACGTGGTTATCGGAGTTAATTGGCTTGCGCTTGTAATCCGTCGAAAAAGGCCGCAAGCTGTTATTGTTTGCTGCTTGAGGTGTGAATCGGCCGTGTAATTTGTGCACCCGGTTCGATCTTCGGCCAGCTGCCAACCAGGTTGGATTACTCATCAAACATGATCAAGGAAAGATTCTCTCCCTTCTTTCTTCGAGAAAAGTGCACTTACCGATTCAACTTTTCGATCGCATTTTCGCCAGAGCTTTCTGAGTGCAGGTGTATGGTCGACTGGTTTGGTTTTTGAGGACCCCTAGAGTGCTTACCACCGCAACACTGATAACGTGTTATCTACGGTTTACGGACAACTGCTGCGCTGCTCGTTCTCTCGGTCGACGCTCGTCGTATGTTTGCGAATTTTCGTACATCCGGAGATCAAATATCAGCGGGTGATTGAATGATCGGTCCGATTTAAGTGACAGGACTTCACCGACAGCACAGTAGATAAGCGGAGCAGAAGAATTTGGACAC from Ciona intestinalis chromosome 2, KH, whole genome shotgun sequence carries:
- the LOC100183487 gene encoding uncharacterized protein LOC100183487 translates to MIMKLFAFFPCFFLYLVAAKQTPRSNCCRRLPHTYNIGYDITGRPLQLDVGRCSASCENSDVLRSSSYISVLARIRERKDNSAESLTCRTHTHHRGECQPSVVHVEAVAFDRGPKYYDVIDECSCRKTPKRCERIPKMKRFFAGTGFEATVDVGQCAGGCRKEKSGKGCRPTRTASRPILGPNGMITVHTIAECNCQPTCYRQHFNVAVTERAENKSTGEYTFRTKVIDVGRCVGTCGPIERCVVRSNKRNQHTGDTKCLMSLETADVTCAPTRVNDITYVGRSGEVEHVAQIRRCGCT